Part of the Engraulis encrasicolus isolate BLACKSEA-1 chromosome 1, IST_EnEncr_1.0, whole genome shotgun sequence genome, cgtccaggaggtgttttttgcAGCATGCAgagtaaaaactaccaggttcaggaatagatcctttctgacccaccacactgaaaacCAATACAATGCAGGttattgtaatgcatttgtaactcaagtTATTGaacattgtaactaagtaaatattacggctttttccccctgtaatgctttacattactgcattacagcaaaaagtaatgcattacagtagttaattacttttgtaatacaTTACTGGCCAACACTGGACCCCAATGATACAGTATCAGGTCGGTGGTACAAAACAATCGCATTATAATGACCGATACCAATCcataaaactagactgcctgtgcagtcgccttcgactgcttaaggtatatccccgaaacgcaacgcttccagtcccccatcattcctaccactcccgtccaccttttcataaacgcatatgataaatacaaaaatatatttaatatctatacatgcTGTAGATCAATGACGttcataggcttaaaaccaaatgactctTGTGAGAACGAAGCAAAAAACACAAATATGGGGCAAAtgataacactgttttaatgtttcactattacagtgaatataccacattaggtacagtgtaataaccattgtaacaatatttaataccatgtaataccagtgtaacaccatgtaccaattttgtactacatcatgtattttgtgtaagtggtattacatggtattgcatattgttactgTAGTATTACACTAGtaatacatggtattaaatattgtacactggttattacactgtacctggtattgcatattattacactggtattacactagtattacatggtattaaatattgttacactgtacctaatatggtagatatactgaaatggtgaactgttaaaataaggtagtaccgggcaaatcaatccacccagtcagaagttatgggtcaaataaaaattccgccattttgaaactgttgacctccaaactcaaatcagttcatgaacctaccctagagcattaacacaccaaatctgggacaaatccatccgactggtcagaagttatgagccaaacaaaaattcggccatcttgaattcagccatcttgaaagtgttggcctccaaactcaaataagttcatgaacctaccctagagcattaacacaccaaatctgggagaaatccatccacccagtcagaagttatgggccaaacaaaaattcggccatcttgaattcagccatcttgaaagtgttgacctgtgtgttgaatcagttcatgaacctgccctagagcattcacccaaaaaatctgggacaaatccaaacatccgttcaaaagttatcgcgttaacacgaaagaccttacgcggcggcggcgcacgcaaaaccattacatccctgacgctccgcgtttcggggatataaataataAGAGGTAGGCTATGCCAATAATGAAATGTACAGCATCAATGAATTGCTCTAGAATAATATGCTTGGTCTCTTAGCATAGGGAGTGCGTAGAAAAATTTGGTAGGCTACATTTACACCAAATTTCGGTAGCCTTCTAGATACTATTATTGGCTACCGGTAACCCAATACCCACAAAGATATTGTCATCTTTGCCAAGCCTCATAGATCAATAGTGATGTGCATGTATCTCCctattcaaaatcaaatgatcaTTTTCAGCAATGCGATCCCAGATTCATTCATTGTCAAGTTCATATTCGAAACATACCATCACTGAATTAGCCACAATAATGTGTATTTATTTAGTGCATTTCTAAGTATAATTAAAAACAATTCTTAAACGACAAacatgacataggcctacgtgACAAGCAATTTGCACAAGTATTTTACTCCTTTGATTTCCCTGATACTTGTATTTCCCTATTTTGGCCTGGAATGGAGTGAACATAAATTAATAAAACATTTACTTAACATATTAAGGAACTGGCACACACATAACCTGTAAAATATCAAATTAAAACTTCAGtaggaaaaagtgaaaaaaagaattTAACATTCATATTAATTCATATTCAtattaataatgtaataatataccaatgaaaataatataggcctagcaAAACGATGATATAAAAGAACTAGaaaagtgcagacctccaccaaggaagctgggtgatagtcaaatgttctatgttACACCCCAATTCTTTCAAATCTTccggcaatggtgaagaatatattttttttaattcctggatCCAGATTGTGATGCAGATCAcccccaaaatgtaatcacttgttccttttgtcatttccaacagctaaacaaaatttaatcaaaatccgttcaCAATCGtttttgcatgtttgtctgtaacaAACATTGTAGTTACAATTGTACAGTTGTAATTTCAACAAAAAAACGTCTGGCAGTTTAGCGGAGGCTAATTAGCAGAGAGTTGGCGTGGAACCTTCCTcacgatagcctcatacagtgtcgatgcagTTGGGCtgagggactggtcctttagcctagcggtatcgtactgtgcctcccatttccgaaccgatatacagtggtgctcatatgtttacataccccagcagaatatacgctttcttggcgatttctcacaaaatatgaaggattacacaaaaccttttttttcactcattgctagtgactggcttaagatatttattagcaaccttctgtgtttactctttcaaaagcatgatcacaacccaaactacccaaatgaccctgttcaaaagttaacataccctagtttctgatgctgaatatggccctgtttaacatcagggaccgctctaaatggtttgtggtagttgtggataaagctcttaatgttctcagataacaaaacagcacattcttcctgaaTGTTTCCTATAatgtctttgggtgtcttgctggaacctcacatttgaggtttcccctgagtggctcaatgatgttgagatcaggagagtgagatggttgctcaaaaaccttaattttattctttctgaagctaatgacgggttgatttggctttctgtatCATGTCTTCATCATACATCTCCACGTCTGGGATGTACCTTGCAGCTTCAACCTCCTCAATGTTTTGAGCTACTTTCTGCTTCCACCCCCGAAAAGTACTTTGCTGCTTGAACCTCCTTGTTGTTATTTAATTGAGTGCTATTCTGACCTTGAAAACAGCCATGCCCTTTTAATCCTCGATCTGATTTAAAACTCTTCCCACAAACTTGACACGGGTAGGGAACAATATTGTGCATCTTCTTCTCATGATCATACAAGGGCTGCAGGTAGGCAAATTTCTCTCCACAGACGGTGCACTGGTAGcgtttctctccagtgtgaacgaTCTGGTGGGTCCTCAGAATGTGAGCGTAACTGAAGCTCTTCCCACAAATGGCACAGAGGTAAGGCCTCTCGCCGGTGTGTCGACGTAGATGATCTTTGAGATCAGCCAAACTGACAAAACAGGCGTCGCAGAGCGAACACTTGTGGGGCTTCTCTCCCGTGTGTCTTCTTACGTGATAAAGAAGCTGCTTTTTAAGTCTGAAAGTCCTGTTGCAGTACGTGCAGACAATTGGCCTCAGTCCAGTGTGCGTCGTCTCGTGATTTTTAAGGATATATTTTGTTTTGAATGCCTTTCCACACACCGGACACTCAAAAGGTCTCGCATCCGAATGGAGGGCTTCGTGAGCTTTCAGACTGGAAGGTTTTGGGAAACTCTTGGGGCAGTGGCTACAAAGGAAGAGTTTCTCTCCTGAATGTACtgttctgaaatgtttttttaagcacGATGAACTGGAGAATTCCTTAGGGCACTGGCCACAAGAGAAGGCTTCATCTATTGAATGTACTGTTCTAAGATGTCTTTTTAAGTGTGATGAACGGGAGAATTCCTTGGCGCAAACGGAGCACTTGTGCACTctgtcctttttttctttgatggGCTTTTCACTGGTCACCTGTGAATGCTGTTTCTTGTGTTGGATGAGTCCACATAACAGCTTGAAAGTTTTGTCGCAAACTTTGCAGGTGTAAGGCATTTCACTTGTGTGCAGTCTTTCTTGAACTTTGATCTTCCCACAGACGTCAGTGTCAGCGTTGGGCGAGTCGGTTGACTGACTTTCGTGTGTAGATTCAGTGGATGCAATTTCacatgcagcaacagcagcagtatcagtaataggtttttttgttttgccttgTTGGTGACGAGCCAGTTGGCTTGGAAATGAAAATGTCTTTCCGCATTCTGTGCACACGTAACGTTTGTGATACTTTTTGGCCTTCGCTTTCTTGACTCTCATGACTCCTGTCTTCAGCTTCGTCTGATCCCTTGCAGGTTCAGGCTCCTCAAAGCTAGGATCTGAgaacatgaaaaacaaaacaaaagacacaatatATTTTTGATTATTGCAcgacattacaatacacttagttGACGGTTTTATCCACAGTCACAGGCAGCtagattagattatcctttattgtctcttcggcagagaaattcagaatggacatgagaacATAACATATCATTAACATCAGATCACCACAATAGACAAGACTTCAGGACCACAAAGAATCAAACAAAACATATAAACAGGGTAACAAACAACCATTATTAGTAAagatgcaccgaaatgaaaatttgtggccaaaaccgaataataatttatCACTTGATCAATATGGtcaatatgtaaaaataaacaaatgaatgattggaatagttcaaaaatGTGGGCAAAGCATCTACAagccatgaaagttaaacattattgatggaattatgaaaataaatcaactttttatcaactaattatatggccaggaccTGTACACCTACAGTACCTGTGAAAATCAATGTAGGCCAAAAGGCTTACAAAAGTAGGCATCTGATCTAACGAACAAGATTTAAGTTGCATCATGCATAATTTTAGGTGAAAGTCCAGTCGCAGACCACATGCGCAAATCACACATCATGTCTTGGAACGTTGTGGGCTGACACAGTCAGCTCATCATTGCATAGCAACTATACAATCTGTCAATTCTGAACTACTTTGCTTTGTATAGCAGGGGAGGTAAACATCTTATGATGAAGGTAACTATTTAGATGTatgtattctgtttttttttttggcaactgaactattgtataaaagcaatgtGACCCCTCGTGGTCGGGAAGATGTTGGCTAACATCCTCCCGGGTGTGACTGCCAATGTCACTCAGCCTTCAGTTTCGTGCCTATCTAAGAGACTTGAGAGAAGAGGCTTCACAGACGTCATCACCAAAGAACgtagattggataagaagtaccactcaatggaaaatacatttagcctattatttaactcaagggaaggtgtaaaataaccttatttccaaaaatgggacagtatccctttaagtgtgacttcttctatgaaggttttttttttcagctctctgggacagtagcacagcaaaggctttctattgtgagtttggccaatcgttttgtccacaactgaagcaagaaacagcacaaattgaagtgaattccatacatgtca contains:
- the LOC134449780 gene encoding zinc finger protein ZFP2-like; translation: MECNPLLFKSKLQEDEVHLQQLLEYEEQVCQCQTLRLQVEDLQKRLEEKDNKLTEANKQISALIDEVQTLQQQLEQHRRKYRDDDTIGQRRQQGRRARGNDITALGCEIPPNVFLSCTSGDDPTDTPTSPQEPEDDSADFPASPAAEDDDDDDDDALTSPQQLKLPLLSVKLQDCREMLGPNGVFIVQPVEDDDQDDDSDFDPTDPSFEEPEPARDQTKLKTGVMRVKKAKAKKYHKRYVCTECGKTFSFPSQLARHQQGKTKKPITDTAAVAACEIASTESTHESQSTDSPNADTDVCGKIKVQERLHTSEMPYTCKVCDKTFKLLCGLIQHKKQHSQVTSEKPIKEKKDRVHKCSVCAKEFSRSSHLKRHLRTVHSIDEAFSCGQCPKEFSSSSCLKKHFRTVHSGEKLFLCSHCPKSFPKPSSLKAHEALHSDARPFECPVCGKAFKTKYILKNHETTHTGLRPIVCTYCNRTFRLKKQLLYHVRRHTGEKPHKCSLCDACFVSLADLKDHLRRHTGERPYLCAICGKSFSYAHILRTHQIVHTGEKRYQCTVCGEKFAYLQPLYDHEKKMHNIVPYPCQVCGKSFKSDRGLKGHGCFQGQNSTQLNNNKEVQAAKYFSGVEAESSSKH